One genomic segment of Gymnogyps californianus isolate 813 chromosome 8, ASM1813914v2, whole genome shotgun sequence includes these proteins:
- the OLFML2B gene encoding olfactomedin-like protein 2B: MARSLPLLLCLAALGAGCRAGSPPAGTAGPSAEPLQDEADNQENILSQLLGDYDKVKAVSEGSDCRCKCLVRPLGRGACQRINEGAFKAEDFYTVETITSGPSCKCACVAPPSALNPCEGDFRLKKLREAESSDLKLASIVEMLESAFYGLDLLKLHSVTTKLVGRVEKLEEGMSRNFTQEGHRARAKTEKGLQDPHRRDRENCSSLITNSLADIESSLQRDAEAAYTHAEGKYEESFLKDETISQQINSLESLPELHLSPEDEKPKQLLQRKLRVRSRPPSKPTIVRGVTYYKAQSTESENDIEEQTDELFSGDNTVDLLIEDQLLRPSSRAGEGVRKPSPVGWPPSPVGWPPTPGGDPTTPPAADTAATATVPLSPATSTGPTPDPTAVSWLTPTPETTTAPAGLAEEGTPQLPAALASTAVATAMESLPTATTTVPSPAVATTAGTLRDVGTSPAPESSPGAWEQASTPEMPVSPTIPATPKQALEEEDIRNIIGRCKDTLSTISGPITQNTYGRNEGAWMKDPLAREERIYVTNYYYGNTLVEFRNLDNFKQGRWSNSYKLPYSWIGTGHVVYNGSFYYNRAFTRNIIKYDLKQRYVAAWAMLHDVAYEESTPWRWRGHSDVDFAVDENGLWVIYPAISYEGFNQEVIVLSKLNAADLSTQKETTWRTGLRKNFYGNCFVICGVLYAVDSYNKRNANISYAFDTHTNTQIIPRLLFENEYAYTTQIDYNPKDRLLYAWDNGHQVTYHVIFAY, encoded by the exons ATGGCTCGGTCGCTGccgctgctgctctgcctggccgCGCTGGGCGCCGGCTGCCGGGCAGGGTCCCCCCCCGCCGGCACGGCCGGGCCCTCCGCCGAGCCGCTGCAGGACGAGGCGGACAACCAGGAGAACATCCTCTCGCAG CTGTTAGGTGACTACGACAAGGTGAAGGCGGTGTCCGAAGGCTCCGACTGTCGGTGCAAATGCCTGGTCAGACCCCTGGGCCGCGGCGCCTGCCAAAGGATTAACGAAGGTGCTTTCAAAGCGGAGGATTTTTACACGGTGGAAACCATCACGTCAGGACCCAGCTGCAAGTGTGCGTGCGTGGCCCCCCCCTCGGCGCTCAATCCTTGCGAGGGGGACTTCAGGCTGAAGAAGCTGCGGGAGGCGGAGAGCAGCGACCTGAAG CTGGCCTCCATCGTCGAGATGCTGGAAAGTGCCTTTTATGGCTTGGACCTTCTGAAGCTGCACTCGGTCACAACCAAGCTGGTGGGTCGGGTGGAAAAGCTCGAGGAG GGCATGTCCAGGAACTTCACGCAGGAAGGCCACCGGGCACGAGCCAAGACGGAGAAGGGTCTGCAGGATCCCCACCGCAGGGACAGGGAGAACTGCTCCAGCCTCATCACCAACAGCCTTGCCGACATTGAGAGCTCACTGCAGCGAGACGCCGAGGCTGCCTACACGCACGCAGAG GGCAAATACGAAGAAAGTTTCCTGAAAGATGAAACCATCTCCCAGCAGATCAACTCTCTCGAGTCCCTCCCGGAGCTGCACCTCTCTCCGGAGGACGAGAAGCCCAAGCAGCTCTTGCAGAGGAAGCTGCGCGTGAGGAGCCGGCCTCCTTCCAAGCCCACCATCGTCCGAGGGGTCACCTACTACAAAGCCCAGTCCACCGAGTCGGAGAACGACATCGAGGAGCAGA CGGACGAGCTGTTCAGCGGGGACAACACGGTGGACCTGCTGATCGAGGACCAGCTCCTGaggcccagcagcagggcaggtgAGGGTGTGAGGAAgccctccccagtgggatggccGCCCTCCCCGGTGGGATGGCCGCCCACCCCTGGCGGTGACCCCACCACCCCACCGGCTGCCGACACTGCCGCGACGGCCACGGTGCCCCTGTCCCCTGCCACGTCCACGGGGCCCACGCCGGACCCCACTGCTGTGAGCTGGCTGACCCCCACCCCGGAGACCACGACTGCCCCGGCGGGACTGGCGGAAGAGGGGACCCCGCAGCTACCGGCAGCCTTGGCCAGCACAGCGGTGGCCACAGCCATGGAGAGCCTGCCCACAGCCACCACcactgtccccagccctgccgtggCCACCACCGCCGGGACCTTGAGGGATGTGGGGACAAGCCCTGCCCCAGAGAGCAGCCCAGGAGCTTGGGAACAGGCGAGCACCCCTGAGATGCCAGTCAGCCCCACCATCCCTGCCACCCCGAAGCAGgccctggaggaggaggacatcAGGAACATCATTG GGCGCTGCAAGGACACACTGTCCACCATCTCGGGGCCCATCACCCAGAACACCTATGGGCGCAACGAGGGGGCCTGGATGAAGGACCCCCTGGCTCGGGAGGAGCGGATCTACGTCACCAACTACTACTACGGGAACACGCTGGTGGAGTTCAGGAACCTCGACAACTTCAAGCAAG GTCGCTGGAGCAACTCCTACAAGCTCCCGTACAGCTGGATTGGGACAGGGCACGTTGTCTACAACGGCTCCTTCTACTACAACCGGGCCTTCACGCGCAACATCATCAAATATGACCTGAAGCAGCGGTATGTGGCCGCCTGGGCTATGCTACATGACGTGGCCTATGAGGAGTCCACCCCATGGCGGTGGCGAGGCCACTCAGACGTGGACTTTGCCGTGGATGAGAACGGCCTGTGGGTCATCTACCCGGCCATCAGCTATGAGGGCTTCAACCAGGAGGTGATTGTGCTGAGCAAGCTGAACGCAGCCGACCTCAGCACCCAGAAGGAGACCACGTGGCGGACGGGGCTGCGGAAGAACTTCTACGGGAACTGCTTTGTCATCTGCGGGGTCCTGTATGCAGTCGACAGCTACAACAAGAGGAACGCCAACATCTCCTACGCCTTTGACACGCACACCAACACGCAGATCATCCCCCGGCTGCTCTTTGAGAACGAGTACGCCTACACCACGCAGATAGACTATAACCCCAAGGACCGCCTGCTCTACGCCTGGGACAATGGGCACCAAGTCACCTACCACGTCATCTTTGCCTACTGA